A stretch of DNA from Catenulispora acidiphila DSM 44928:
TCTGTCTGAAGTGCGCCAACAGGGTTCTCGCGCACAGACGCGCGGCATCGGCAATCGACTTCTCGACCTGCTTACGGTACGTGGCGCCACCCGGAAGGGTCAAACCCGAGGTGGACCGGGCCGCGAGGGTAGCGCTGAGCCCTATTATCCACAGGACCTCCGTACTTGTGGATAACCGGGGCCACCCGCTACCGTCGGCCGGACCGCCGCCACTGTCGGTGTGCGGCATTTTGTGAGGCCCGCACCGCCGCGACAAGCGCGGGACCTGTGAAAACGACAGATACGACGACCGACGCGGCCACGCCCGGCATTATCCACAGCTGTACACCCTCTCGGGGCACGACCTGTGGAAAGCCTGTGGGAAACGTGATGCCGGCCCGCCGGTACCACCAGGGCCGACAGCACAGAATGGAGCCGCAGGCCGTGTCCGACCCGCAAGGCTACACCCCGGTCCCGCACCCGCCGGCCGCCCCTGGCGACGCCATCGCCCTGTGGTCCCACTTCCGCGCCCGCGTGGAGTCCGACAGCTCGCTGACCAAGAGCGAACAGGCCTTCCTGATGATCCCGGAGGCCCGGACCGTGATCGGCGACACGATCGTGCTCGCCGTCCCGGACGACTTCTCCAAGAACTATCTGGAGCAGCGGCTCGAGCCGATGCTGACCACCCATCTGGCCGCTATGTTCGGCCCGGACATCAAGTTCAGCCTGTTCGTCGACAAGATCATGGAGAACACCCCGGCGCCGGCCGCGGCCGGCCCGGTCGCGCCGCCCGCCCCGGTCATCCAGCAGCTCGCTCCGCCCCCGGCGCACTGGACGCCGCCGCCGGCGATGCAGTCCGGCGCCGAACTGCAGGTCCCGGCGGCTTTCCACAGCGATCCGCCGGCCTTCGCCCCCGACGTGCCCCGTCCCGGACTCGGCGGCATGGCCCTGCCCCCGCCGCGCGTCTCCGAGCCCGCCCCCGAGGAGAACGATCCGATAGCGGCCACGCTGTCGCTGTCCACAGGCCGTCCCGGAGCACGCTCCTCGACGCCCGACGACGGCGCCAAGGCCCAGCAGGCCAAGCTCAATGAGAAATACGTCTTCGAGACCTTCGTCATCGGCTCCAGCAACCGGTTCGCGCACGCCGCGGCGGTCGCCGTCGCCGAGGCGCCGGCCAAGGCCTACAACCCGCTGTTCATCTACGGCGACTCCGGCCTGGGCAAGACCCACCTGCTCCACGCGATCGGCCACTACGCGCGCAACCTGTATCCGGGCACCCGCGTGCGCTACGTGTCGACCGAGGAGTTCACCAACGACTTCATCAACGCGATCCGCGACGGTGCGGGCAACCACCTGCGCAAGCGCTACCGCGATGTCGACATCCTGATGGTCGACGACATCCAGTTCCTGGAGAACAAGGAGGGGACGCAGGAGGAGTTCTTCCACACGTTCAACACCCTCCACAACGCCTCCAAGCAGATCGTCATCTCCAGCGACCGGCCGCCCAAGCAGCTGAACACCCTGGAGGACCGGCTTCGGTCGCGGTTCGAGTGGGGTCTGATCACCGACATCCAGCCGCCCGAGTTGGAGACGCGGATCGCGATCCTTCGCAAGAAGGCGCAGCAGGAAGGCCTGAACGCGCCGCCGGAGGTCCTGGAGTTCATCGCCTCGAAGATCTCCACCAACATCCGCGAACTGGAGGGCGCGCTGATCCGGGTCACCGCGTTCGCCTCGCTGAACCGGGCGCCTGTCGACTTGTCGCTGGCCGAGGACGTCCTGAAGAACCTGATGCCCGACGCGGCCGGTCCGGAGATCACGGTCTCGACGATCATGGCGCAGACCGCGATGTATTTCGGGATCACCATGGAGGACCTCTGCGGGACTTCCCGCAGCCGCATCCTGGTGACCGCCCGGC
This window harbors:
- the dnaA gene encoding chromosomal replication initiator protein DnaA, whose protein sequence is MPARRYHQGRQHRMEPQAVSDPQGYTPVPHPPAAPGDAIALWSHFRARVESDSSLTKSEQAFLMIPEARTVIGDTIVLAVPDDFSKNYLEQRLEPMLTTHLAAMFGPDIKFSLFVDKIMENTPAPAAAGPVAPPAPVIQQLAPPPAHWTPPPAMQSGAELQVPAAFHSDPPAFAPDVPRPGLGGMALPPPRVSEPAPEENDPIAATLSLSTGRPGARSSTPDDGAKAQQAKLNEKYVFETFVIGSSNRFAHAAAVAVAEAPAKAYNPLFIYGDSGLGKTHLLHAIGHYARNLYPGTRVRYVSTEEFTNDFINAIRDGAGNHLRKRYRDVDILMVDDIQFLENKEGTQEEFFHTFNTLHNASKQIVISSDRPPKQLNTLEDRLRSRFEWGLITDIQPPELETRIAILRKKAQQEGLNAPPEVLEFIASKISTNIRELEGALIRVTAFASLNRAPVDLSLAEDVLKNLMPDAAGPEITVSTIMAQTAMYFGITMEDLCGTSRSRILVTARQIAMYLCRELTDLSLPKIGQAFGGRDHTTVMHADRKIRSLLPERRAIFNQVTELTNRIKQSG